TTCGCGCCCAGGCGCGAGAGTTCCACGAAATACCGGGTGGCCTCGCGCATGCCGTTGGCGATGTCGCGCACGTTGGAAATCTGCGAGCCCATATGGAAATGCAGCAGGTTCAGGCTATCGGCGTATTCGGTGTCGCGCAGCGACTTCCACAGGTCCAGCACCTGGCGCGGCGACAGCCCGAACTTGGCCTTGTCGCCACCGCTGTTCTGCCACTTGCCCGCGCCCAGCGACGCCAGCCGCATGCGCACGCCCAGGCCCGGCTTGACGTCCAGCGCGCGCGCCTCTTCCAGCACCAGGTTCAGCTCGGAGGGCTTTTCGATGACGATGAAGGTCTGCAGGCCGAGCTTGCGCCCGATCAGCGCCAGGCGGATGTACTCGCGATCCTTGTAGCCGTTGCAGACGATCAGCCCACCCGGACGCGACAGTGCCAGCACCGCCATCAGCTCGGGCTTGCTGCCCGCTTCCAGGCCGAAGCCCTCGCCGTGGTGGCTGGCCAGCGTGCCGGCCACGCCACGGTGCTGGTTGACCTTGATCGGGTACACCGCGGTGTAACCACCGGCGTAGTCCCAATCGGCCTGGGCCTGGGCGAACGCCGCCTGCAGCTTGCCCAGGCGCTGGCCCAGGATGTCCGGGAAGCGCACCAGCAGCGGCAGCTTGGCGCCGGCCGCACGCGCGGCATCCACCACTTCGGGCAGCGACACCGCAGGGCCGTCGGCGGTCGGTCTGACCACCACATGGCCGGCGTCGTTCACATCGAAATACCCATCGGCCCAATGCGGGATCGAGTAGGTCTTGCGGGCTTGGTCGAGGGACCAATCGCTCATTTCGTTGTCTCGGCTGGGGCAAAAGGGCGTGAATTGTAACGCCTGGCATGCCGAGGGTCCGTTACAATCCGCGCCGATCTGACGCCCTGTTCCCGATGGAAACGGGGCTGACGAGGGCTCGGACCTGGCCGTCAGCCGCATGGCTGCACCAGGCTGCGCCCCGACCCTCACCTGGCGCCGTGCGCCACCTTCTCCCGCCGGGAGCAGGAACAGCCCGTTTCTTTTCGATTAGGACGTCCGCATGAGCACCAACGACAACTGGTACATCGAACACTTCCAGCCCACCGGCTCGGCCATCGGCTACCGCATCAGCGGCAAGCTGGACGAGGTGCAGTCTCCGTTCCAGAAGATCGAGATCTACCAGACCACCGATTGGGGCAAGCTGATGATCATCGACGGCGCGGTGATGCTCACCAGCCGCGACAACTTCTTCTATCACGAGATGATCAGCCACCCGGCGCTGTTCACCCATGCCGCACCCAAGCGCGTGGTGATCATCGGTGGCGGCGACTGCGGCACGCTGCGCGAGGTGCTCAAGCACCCCGGCGTGGAAAGCGCCACCCAGTGCGACATCGACGAGCAGGTCACCCGCATGTCGGAGAAGTACTTCCCCGAACTGTGCGATTCCAATGACGATGCGCGCGCCGAGCTGCTGTTCGACGACGGCGTGGCCTACATGGCCAATTGCCCGGCCGGCAGCGTGGATATCGTGATCGTGGATTCCACCGACCCGGTGGGCCCGGCCGAAGGCCTGTTCAACAAGTCCTTCTACGAGAGCTGCTTCAAGGCACTCAAGGACGACGGCATCCTGGTGCAGCAATCCGAATCGCCGCTGGCGCTGCTGGACCTGATCAAGGAAATGCGCACGGAAATGGGCAAGGCCGGCTTCCAGTCGTTCAAGACCCTGCCGTTCCCGCAGCCGTGCTACCCCACCGGCTGGTGGAGCGTGACCATGGCCAGCAAGCAGGCCAACGCGGATTTCGCCTTCCGCCAGGCCGACGCGCAGGCCAAGGGCTTCGACACGCTGTACTACACCGCGCACCTGCACACCGGCGTGCTGGTGGCACCGCCGTTTGTGGCCAAGGCGCTGGGCGAGTAAGCGTGAGAAACGCCGGCAGTGGAGTACGCGCTTGCCGGCGTCGTGTGAAACGAGAACGGGGCGGATGTTGTCATCCGCCCCGTTGCCACATCTGCAGTTCCGACGCGCGTCTGATCAGAAGCGCACTTCGGCACCAACGTTCAGCACTTCTGCGCGATTGATGGTGATGTCTTCATCCGAGTAGTAGTAATCGTTGGCGTACACATAGTTCGTATAGAGCACGCTCAAGCTCGCGTGCCGGCCGAGGTCGACGCCAACGCCCGCACCGGCATAGCCGCCGGAAACGCGCTCGTTCGAGTCGCCTTGTGAATTAGCCGACCAGTATCCCAGCCGCACGACGGCAAACAGTGGGCTGTCGCCGAAGTTGAAGCGCGCCATGCCGCCCAGACTGCCGAATTCCACGCTAGGAACGTAGTAGCCGTCGTGATCACTGATACGGGCCAGCTTTCCAACTGCGGCCTCGAGGCCGATCAACGTCACCGGACCTGCCCGCCACCGATAACCGGCGTTGAGGCCAAGCATGTCCTGGTCGATGCTTTCGTACACCTTGCCCTGGCCGCCCTGCACACCGATAAACGCGCCACTCTTCAGGCGTTGTTCTTCCTGGCGTGGTGGCGGTGGTGCATACGCTGGTGCTGGTGTCGTGTCCACGACCGGGTACGGCGCAGTGGCGGTAGTCATTCCATCGCTGGCGGTCCCGCTCGCATCTGTAGACTGCGGCGACGTGACGCGTGTTTGCTGCGTACTTGAGGCAGGCGCCTCCGCCCCCTGCGTACCGGCCTGCTGCTTTTGCTGCTGGCGGTAGCTGTCCCAGCCGCGCGATAACGATTGCGCCGAGGCCTGTGCCGTGACGCCAAGCGCCGTGCAGGCCAACAGCAGTGTTG
The nucleotide sequence above comes from Xanthomonas campestris pv. campestris str. ATCC 33913. Encoded proteins:
- the speE gene encoding polyamine aminopropyltransferase, translating into MSTNDNWYIEHFQPTGSAIGYRISGKLDEVQSPFQKIEIYQTTDWGKLMIIDGAVMLTSRDNFFYHEMISHPALFTHAAPKRVVIIGGGDCGTLREVLKHPGVESATQCDIDEQVTRMSEKYFPELCDSNDDARAELLFDDGVAYMANCPAGSVDIVIVDSTDPVGPAEGLFNKSFYESCFKALKDDGILVQQSESPLALLDLIKEMRTEMGKAGFQSFKTLPFPQPCYPTGWWSVTMASKQANADFAFRQADAQAKGFDTLYYTAHLHTGVLVAPPFVAKALGE